Below is a genomic region from Persicimonas caeni.
GCAAAGCGCCGCGGCTGTTTACGTTTCTGCGCATAGCGTCTTACTTGATAGTTGAAGCAGATCCACGTAGCGTTGGCGGCCACGTCGCAGCGGCTGGCTGCCACCTAGTAGCATACTTTGCGGAGGTTATGAATGAAGATCGCAGTCGTTGGAACCGGATATGTAGGTCTCGTAACGGGGGCTTGTCTGGCCAATGTTGGCAACGAAGTCATCTGCGCTGACAAAGATGCGGCCAAAGTCGAACTCCTCAACGCCGGCGGTATTCCGATCTACGAGGAAGGCTTGGAGACCATCGTCAAACGCAACCGAGCCGACGGTCGCATTCGCTTCACCACCGACACCGGTGAGGCTGTGCGTGAATCCGACGTTGTGTTCATCGCGGTGGGTACCCCGCCCGACGAAGACGGATCTGCCGACCTCAAGCATGTGCTCGCTGTCGCCAAAGAGATCGGCGAGAACATGAACGGTCACAAGATCGTGATCTGCAAGAGTACAGTGCCGGTGGGCACATGCGACAAGGTGGCCAAGGTGATCTCCTCGGTGACCGAGCACGACTTCGACGTGGCCTCCAACCCCGAGTTCCTCAAAGAGGGCACCGCCATCAACGACTTCCAGTCGCCCGATCGCGTCGTCATCGGCTGCGCCAGCCGCGAGGCCGCTGAGACCATCGGCGAGTTGTACAAGCCGTTCATGCGCCGCAGTGAGCGTATCGTCTACATGGACGTACGCAGCGCTGAGATGACGAAGTATGCCTCCAACGCGATGCTTGCGACCAAAATCTCGTTCATCAACGAGATCGCCAACATCTGCGATCGTGTCGGCGCCGACGTCGAGAAGGTGCGCACCGGTATGAGCCTCGACGAGCGCATCGGGCCGCATTTCATCTATCCGGGCGTGGGCTACGGCGGCAGTTGCTTTCCCAAGGATGTGCGCGCGATCGCCAGCCTGGGCAAAGAGAACGACATCGACACCAAGCTTCTCGACGCGGTGCGCGACGTGAATGGTTCGCAAAAGCTCCGCTTGTATCACGCAGCGAAGGCGAAATTTGGTTCGCTCGAGGGCAAGAAATTTGCGGTATGGGGCCTGAGCTTCAAACCTCGAACGGACGACGTGCGCGAAGCGCCGTCGCTGCTCAATATTCGGCTTTTTGTCGAAGAGGGCGCCCAAGTTGCCGTGACCGATCCGGAGGCCATTGACAATGCTCGCCGCGACCTGGCGGATCTGGGTGACGCCGTCAAGTTTGCCGACGACGACTACGCGGTCCTCGAGGATGCCGATGCGTTGTTCATCTTCACCGAGTGGGAAGAGTTCCGCAGCCCGAACTTCGATCGGCTCAAGGGACTGATGAGCGCTCCGGTCATCTTCGACGGGCGCAACCTGTACCAGCCGGACAAAATGCGCGAGCGAGGCTTCGACTACTTCAGCGTGGGTCGTCCCTAAAATCGATCAGTCGAGCCCGAGTTCGAGTACGCTGTGCCAAAGCGAAGCCGTCACAAATCGACCGTCACGGCCAGAAGGCTTGCCGCCGTCTGTGTAGTCGCCGTGGTGTTGGCAGTCTCGCCGCCGGAGACGGCGGCTTCGGATGAAGAGGCTGTTCGCGGCGGTGCTGCCGTCGAGATGGGCTATGGCCAGTTGGGCGAAGACAGCTTTCTAAACTTGCGACTCAAGCTCGGCTACACCTTCGAGCTTGCGCAAATTGGTTGTGACGAAGACCGAGAGCCTGAAAGTTGCCAGACCCAGCTTCGTCTGGCGGCCCAGGCCCCGCTGCGCCTTCGCGTCCAAGACGCCACGCCGAGTGAAGGCACGTTGCTTCGGCGTGCAGATTGGGACGAGCCGGGCGACTATCTGCGCGTCATTCGCACCGTCGAGTACGGGCACCCCACCGAAACCCTTCATGCCAAAATCGGAGAGCTCGGGCCGGTCTCGCTGGGTCATGGCACCGTCGTAGGCGACTTCTACAACGTCGTCACCGTCGATCATTACCATCTTGGCGTCACCGGAACCGTCAACACTGTCTACGGCGGCTTCGAGATGCTGCTCGACGACGTCATCGCGCC
It encodes:
- a CDS encoding UDP-glucose dehydrogenase family protein encodes the protein MKIAVVGTGYVGLVTGACLANVGNEVICADKDAAKVELLNAGGIPIYEEGLETIVKRNRADGRIRFTTDTGEAVRESDVVFIAVGTPPDEDGSADLKHVLAVAKEIGENMNGHKIVICKSTVPVGTCDKVAKVISSVTEHDFDVASNPEFLKEGTAINDFQSPDRVVIGCASREAAETIGELYKPFMRRSERIVYMDVRSAEMTKYASNAMLATKISFINEIANICDRVGADVEKVRTGMSLDERIGPHFIYPGVGYGGSCFPKDVRAIASLGKENDIDTKLLDAVRDVNGSQKLRLYHAAKAKFGSLEGKKFAVWGLSFKPRTDDVREAPSLLNIRLFVEEGAQVAVTDPEAIDNARRDLADLGDAVKFADDDYAVLEDADALFIFTEWEEFRSPNFDRLKGLMSAPVIFDGRNLYQPDKMRERGFDYFSVGRP